In one Chryseobacterium camelliae genomic region, the following are encoded:
- a CDS encoding TonB-dependent receptor domain-containing protein, producing MKTPILIAALFFSGLAFAQEKKQETEKTQDIEAVTLKKQVFKKQSDRFVYDVAASPVAKGNTTFDLLKQTPLLSTTDDKTLKIAGKNNALIYINGRKTNMDAESLTQFLKNTPAENIQKIEVITVPGSEYQVESSDGIINIILKKKMSDGLNGNMRMSNSQNKYNASSASFSANYRKDKLGISANLNGGENIQAQEYVLRNGVGNIRNESVGNIDDPNKNIGGYLNIDYQLNEKSNLALSWSSSANKSYNSTIDLLNALTQPDKDGIMGTSYTQTKNKENARSYNNSVNLNYEVKLDSLGSKLNVNAAYLNYKRFQYSDNNTMVPDAFNNFSKNSLKITQNIPQIINNFSGTVDYIKKFKKDFTFSAGGNYNKTKTDNDTKNYIYKYDENGNQLAPEEDFNHFIYDENIYGLYVTFEKKFSDKFSGKVGARYEITNSLGTSDNASPEYSRIERNYNNLLPYASFNYAISDKNNISYSFSSRMRRPSFWELNPVKNIITPDNYTQNNPFVKASSTYNQELTYMYKNSYFLILNHSLFKDVITQVPLQRKYMEGGVEKVSLAYIRTNFGTKQEMSAMVGMQKTFFKQYLTTNFNIGIQRNINDGMLNTDPTTGQVFADYVNNKKSSSIVIQSNNTLRLDKNKTWFLGVNYFFVDKQQIELGMLKNLMSLDVSLKKNWNDWTFALNLTDVLRTNIVEIEDYQEDGNYNFVRNDQFRRGGTFSITYNFGNQKVKKVRNIESASDEIKNRTR from the coding sequence ATGAAAACGCCAATTCTCATCGCAGCTCTATTTTTCAGCGGCTTGGCTTTCGCCCAAGAGAAAAAACAGGAAACTGAAAAAACTCAAGATATAGAAGCCGTTACTTTAAAAAAACAGGTATTCAAAAAACAAAGCGACCGTTTTGTATATGATGTAGCCGCATCACCGGTAGCGAAAGGAAATACCACATTCGATCTTCTGAAACAAACTCCACTTTTGTCAACAACCGATGATAAAACTTTAAAAATAGCAGGAAAAAATAATGCTCTGATCTACATCAACGGTAGAAAAACCAATATGGATGCAGAATCTCTGACACAGTTCTTAAAAAACACCCCTGCAGAAAACATTCAGAAAATTGAAGTCATAACTGTTCCGGGAAGTGAGTATCAGGTAGAATCTTCCGACGGAATCATCAATATCATTTTGAAAAAGAAAATGAGCGACGGTTTAAACGGAAACATGAGAATGTCCAATTCTCAAAATAAATACAACGCAAGCTCTGCAAGTTTTTCTGCCAATTACAGAAAAGACAAACTGGGAATCAGCGCTAATCTGAACGGAGGTGAGAATATTCAGGCGCAGGAATATGTTCTTAGAAACGGAGTTGGAAATATCAGAAATGAATCCGTAGGAAATATTGATGATCCTAACAAAAACATCGGGGGATATTTAAATATTGATTATCAATTAAATGAAAAAAGCAACTTAGCGTTGTCCTGGAGTTCTTCTGCAAATAAAAGCTATAATTCAACTATTGATTTATTAAACGCATTAACACAACCCGACAAAGATGGAATTATGGGGACTAGTTATACTCAAACAAAAAATAAAGAGAATGCCCGTAGTTATAATAATTCTGTAAACTTAAACTATGAAGTGAAACTGGATTCTTTAGGAAGTAAGCTGAATGTAAATGCTGCTTATCTTAATTATAAAAGATTTCAGTATTCTGACAATAACACAATGGTTCCGGATGCATTTAATAATTTTAGTAAAAATAGCCTAAAAATCACTCAAAACATCCCGCAAATTATCAATAATTTCTCCGGAACTGTAGATTACATCAAAAAATTTAAAAAAGATTTCACTTTTTCTGCCGGTGGAAATTATAATAAAACAAAAACAGATAACGATACCAAAAATTATATTTATAAATACGACGAAAATGGAAATCAGCTGGCACCGGAAGAAGATTTTAACCATTTTATTTATGATGAAAATATCTACGGATTGTATGTAACCTTCGAAAAGAAATTTTCTGATAAATTTTCAGGAAAAGTAGGTGCAAGATACGAGATTACCAATAGTTTGGGAACTTCTGACAATGCTTCTCCGGAATATAGCAGAATTGAAAGAAACTACAATAATCTTTTACCGTATGCAAGTTTCAACTATGCCATCAGTGATAAAAATAATATTTCCTATTCATTTTCAAGCAGAATGAGAAGACCAAGTTTTTGGGAGCTGAATCCTGTGAAAAATATCATAACACCGGATAATTATACACAAAACAATCCTTTTGTAAAGGCTTCTTCCACTTACAACCAGGAATTGACATATATGTATAAAAATTCTTATTTCCTTATCCTGAACCATTCTTTATTCAAAGATGTAATCACACAGGTTCCTTTGCAGAGAAAATATATGGAAGGAGGTGTAGAAAAAGTCTCATTGGCATATATCCGAACCAATTTCGGAACGAAGCAGGAAATGTCTGCAATGGTGGGAATGCAAAAAACATTCTTCAAACAATATTTAACGACTAATTTCAACATCGGTATTCAGCGTAATATTAATGACGGAATGTTAAATACAGATCCAACCACCGGACAGGTTTTTGCGGATTACGTAAATAACAAAAAATCGTCAAGTATTGTTATTCAATCCAATAACACTCTTCGATTGGATAAAAATAAAACCTGGTTTTTAGGAGTCAATTATTTCTTCGTAGACAAGCAACAAATCGAACTGGGAATGCTGAAAAATCTGATGAGTTTAGACGTAAGTCTTAAGAAAAACTGGAACGACTGGACGTTCGCGTTGAACCTGACGGATGTTTTAAGAACCAATATCGTAGAAATCGAAGATTATCAAGAGGATGGAAACTACAATTTTGTAAGAAACGACCAGTTCAGAAGAGGAGGAACTTTCAGCATCACGTATAATTTCGGAAACCAAAAAGTGAAAAAGGTAAGAAATATCGAAAGTGCATCAGACGAAATAAAAAACAGAACCAGATAA
- a CDS encoding DUF3817 domain-containing protein, giving the protein MNFLEKIFTKYPQERVIKWFRQVCLAEAISWFFLFTAMIWIRVDPTGIIPIVYISTIGSIHGFFFTLYLLFLPSIRKIFTWDDEDFVFSLISAFFPFATVWIDKKLARFDRE; this is encoded by the coding sequence ATGAATTTTCTCGAAAAAATTTTCACAAAATATCCTCAGGAAAGAGTTATTAAATGGTTCAGACAAGTATGTTTAGCTGAAGCAATATCCTGGTTTTTTCTGTTTACAGCCATGATTTGGATCCGAGTAGATCCTACTGGCATTATTCCTATTGTTTACATTAGTACCATTGGCAGTATTCACGGATTCTTTTTTACTCTTTATCTTTTATTTCTGCCTTCTATAAGAAAAATATTTACTTGGGATGATGAAGATTTTGTATTTTCTTTAATCTCAGCTTTTTTCCCATTCGCCACGGTTTGGATTGATAAAAAGCTAGCGCGTTTCGACAGAGAATAA
- the nadD gene encoding nicotinate (nicotinamide) nucleotide adenylyltransferase, translating to MKKVGLFFGSFNPIHIGHLILANYILENSDMNEVWFVVSPQNPFKDKKTLLNDHNRLDMVELALKNYPNIKASNVEFSLPKPSYTIDTLAYLNEKYPKYSFSLIMGEDNLKSLHKWKNADYLIKNYHIIVYPRVSEDETKSTEYQQHENISLIKAPIIELSATEIRNMIKENKNVRPMLPPEVFEYLDGSSFYK from the coding sequence ATGAAAAAAGTTGGTCTTTTCTTTGGATCTTTTAATCCTATCCATATTGGTCATCTGATTCTCGCTAATTATATTTTAGAAAATTCAGACATGAATGAAGTGTGGTTTGTTGTAAGCCCTCAAAACCCTTTTAAGGATAAGAAGACTTTACTTAATGATCACAATCGACTCGATATGGTAGAGCTCGCTCTTAAAAATTATCCTAATATTAAAGCTTCAAATGTTGAATTTTCTCTTCCTAAACCAAGCTATACGATAGATACTTTAGCTTATCTTAACGAAAAATATCCTAAGTATTCTTTCAGTTTAATTATGGGAGAGGACAATTTAAAAAGTCTTCACAAATGGAAAAATGCTGATTATCTGATCAAAAACTATCACATCATAGTGTACCCGAGAGTTTCTGAAGATGAAACAAAGTCAACTGAATATCAACAACATGAAAACATCTCTTTGATTAAGGCTCCTATTATAGAACTTTCTGCTACGGAAATCCGTAATATGATTAAGGAAAATAAAAATGTAAGGCCTATGCTTCCTCCCGAAGTTTTTGAATATCTGGATGGGAGTAGTTTTTATAAATAG
- the recJ gene encoding single-stranded-DNA-specific exonuclease RecJ, with protein MSQKWIYKPEPDEDIVDRLSSSLGFGTFESKLLVLRGIDNYQKAREFFKPNLNDIHSPFLMADMQKAVERIATAIENGEKILVYGDYDVDGTTAVALMYLYLSKIVEKKYLDYYIPDRNSEGYGISTEGIDFAKENGFSLIVALDCGIKALDMISYAQSLGIDFIICDHHLPGEEIPNAVAVLDPKRSDCRYPFKELSGCGVGFKLCQGLNTIYKIPEAELFELTDLLAISIAADIVSMTGENRVLAKMGLKVLRKTRNLGLRLLIPEDKLSHFEISNIVFEIAPKINAAGRISHGKAAVELMVSDNLKHAHQIVSDIMNLNDERRELDMNSTLSALNQIVESQQQTKHSTIVYHPEWNKGVIGIVASRLIETYYKPTLVFTDGNNGEMVASARSVSDFDVHEALDLCSEYFLKFGGHHAAAGLSMEKEKFEAFKEKFEKIVSEKIKEHQKEPSINIDTEIQIEDINREFINFHRKLAPFGPQNMKPIFSMSNQKLSGYLKTMGKDNNHLKFYIRQESTNRNIECVGFKLGQFAEEFKNKSFDIAFTLEENHWKGNVTHYLNIKDVKFRDH; from the coding sequence ATGAGTCAAAAATGGATTTACAAACCCGAACCGGATGAAGATATTGTAGACAGATTAAGTTCGTCGCTTGGTTTTGGAACTTTTGAATCCAAACTTCTTGTTCTCAGAGGTATTGACAATTATCAAAAGGCCCGGGAATTCTTCAAGCCCAATCTTAATGATATTCATAGTCCGTTTTTAATGGCAGATATGCAAAAAGCTGTTGAGCGTATTGCAACCGCTATTGAAAATGGTGAAAAAATACTGGTATATGGTGATTACGACGTAGACGGAACTACGGCCGTAGCACTGATGTATTTGTACCTCAGCAAAATTGTTGAGAAAAAATATTTAGACTATTATATTCCAGACAGAAATTCTGAAGGATATGGAATTTCAACAGAAGGAATAGATTTTGCCAAAGAAAACGGTTTTTCTTTAATTGTTGCGCTCGACTGCGGAATCAAGGCTTTAGATATGATAAGCTATGCTCAGAGTTTGGGTATAGATTTTATCATTTGTGACCATCATTTACCTGGTGAAGAAATTCCCAATGCAGTTGCTGTTCTTGATCCTAAAAGAAGTGACTGCAGATACCCTTTCAAGGAACTTTCTGGTTGTGGGGTCGGCTTCAAACTTTGTCAGGGATTAAATACCATTTACAAAATTCCCGAAGCAGAACTGTTTGAATTAACAGATTTATTGGCGATTTCCATTGCTGCCGATATTGTATCCATGACCGGAGAAAATCGTGTTTTAGCTAAAATGGGGCTTAAGGTCTTGCGCAAAACTAGAAATTTAGGTTTAAGATTATTAATTCCTGAAGATAAACTGTCTCATTTTGAAATTTCAAATATTGTTTTTGAAATTGCTCCCAAAATAAATGCCGCCGGAAGAATCTCTCATGGAAAAGCGGCTGTAGAACTTATGGTTTCCGACAATTTGAAACACGCCCATCAAATTGTAAGCGATATCATGAATCTTAACGATGAAAGAAGAGAGCTTGATATGAATTCTACTCTTTCTGCGCTCAATCAGATTGTGGAATCCCAACAACAAACCAAGCACAGTACCATTGTCTATCATCCAGAATGGAATAAAGGGGTAATCGGAATTGTTGCTTCCCGACTGATTGAAACTTATTATAAGCCTACCCTGGTTTTTACTGACGGGAATAATGGAGAAATGGTAGCTTCCGCAAGATCTGTTTCTGATTTTGATGTACATGAAGCTTTGGATTTATGTTCCGAATACTTCTTAAAATTCGGAGGCCATCATGCTGCCGCAGGTCTTTCAATGGAAAAAGAAAAATTTGAAGCTTTTAAGGAAAAGTTTGAAAAAATAGTATCGGAAAAGATTAAGGAGCATCAAAAGGAACCTTCTATTAATATTGACACGGAAATTCAAATTGAAGATATTAATCGTGAGTTCATCAATTTCCATAGAAAACTGGCTCCGTTCGGACCACAGAATATGAAACCGATCTTTTCTATGAGCAACCAAAAGCTTTCTGGTTATTTAAAAACGATGGGAAAAGATAATAATCATCTTAAATTTTACATCAGACAAGAATCTACCAACAGAAATATCGAATGTGTAGGCTTCAAGTTGGGACAGTTTGCAGAAGAGTTTAAAAATAAAAGCTTTGACATTGCCTTTACTTTAGAAGAAAACCACTGGAAGGGTAATGTTACTCATTATTTGAATATTAAAGACGTAAAATTCAGAGATCATTAA